Part of the Geoanaerobacter pelophilus genome, GCTTCATACCTGGAAACCGGATGCCTATGGCGAAGCGCCCGGCATAGTCGGCGCCCTGCTTTCCGGAGGCCTCGTCACCTGCGGAGTTCTCGGATTGATGCGCATTTACCAGGTATGCATTGCCGCCGGTGATACCACATTCTATCGGGATGCCCTTGTCGGCCTGGGCCTGCTCTCCACCATTCTTGCCGCAGTGTTTCTGGTGCGGCAGGCCGATTTCAAACGGATGCTTGCCTATTCGAGCGTCGAGCATGTCGGGGTCATTGCTATTGGTCTGGGAATCGGCAAGGGTGCCATTTTTTTTACGCTGCTGCATCTGCTGGCAAACAGTTTAACCAAAGGTGTGCTCTTTCTTACGGCCGGCAATATCCATAGATCCTACAACAGCAAGCGGTGCGATGTCGTCCATGGGGTCCTGCGCCGTCTACCATGGACCGGCAGCCTGTTCCTGGCCGGTTTCTTTGCCGGTACGGCATCGCCGCCGTTCGGCATGTTTTTGAGCGAATTCGGGATCATTGCCGGATCATTTGCCGCTGGCAGGCCGGTTGTTACCACGATTCTCGTGGTCAGTTTTGCTGCCGCCTACCTGGGGATGGCGGCCAATGTGCTGCCAATGGCGCTTGGCGAGCGGCTGCGCGAATCCGAGCGGACCCTGTACCGGGACAGCTTCCTGACTGTGGCTCCGCCGTTGCTCCTTACCCTTATCCTTTTGCTGATGGGGCTCTGCTTTCCTTTACCTCTGGCGCGGCTGGTTCATAATGCTGCGTTTCTGCTGGGTGGCGAATAATGAACGGCAAGTTCCTCGAAATAACGAACGGATCGGCAACACCTCTGGCCGAACTCCCGGTGCTGGCTATCGACGAGTTTCTCCAGACCGTAGTAACGGCCACCGGCAAGGGTTGGCGCATTGCCAGCTATTTCGCATTACCCAGGGAGAAGAGGCACCAGCTGGTCTGCGTTCTTGCCGGATCGTCACGACGCCTGGCCCTGATGTCGGCCCTGGTTGAAGGGGACCGGTTCCCGTCTATAGCCGAATATTCGCCCCAGGCCCATCTTTTCGAACGTGAGATTGCTGAACAGTGGGGCATCCAGCCCGAATGGCACCCATGGCTGAAGCCGGTGCGGTTCCATCCGTCATACCGGCCTGGTGTCGATGCCTGGGGGAGGGAACCCGGATCGATCAAGATTGGGATCATGGATTATTACCGGGTGGAGGGCGAAGAAATTCATGAGGTGGCAGTCGGTCCGGTGCATGCCGGGATTATCGAGCCAGGCCACTTCCGGTTCCAATGCCATGGTGAAGTTGTTCATCACCTAGAGATCTCTCTGGGGTATCAGCATCGGGGCATTGAGCGGTCGCTGGCAGGTGGTCCGTCGCCTCGGTCGATCCATACAATGGAGACCATTGCCGGGGATACCACCATAGGCCATGCCACGGCTTATTGCACGGTCCTGGAAGCGCTTGCCAATGGTGAAGTGCCGGAGCGAGGCGAAGCGCTTCGTGCCGTTGCTCTGGAGCTTGAGCGGCTGGCAAATCATGCCGGTGATCTCGGGGCATTGGCCGGCGACATCGGTTTTCTGCCAACCATGTCGTTTTGCGGCAGGATCCGCGGTGAATTCCTCAACATGACCGCCGAACTATGCGGCAGTCGCTTTGGTCGAGGGTTGATCAGGAGCGGCGGCACCCGGTTTGATTGCTCCCATGACATGGCTGCCGATATTCGACGACGCCTTAGTGTTGCCCGTCGCGACCTGAAGGAGGCAGCTGACCTGCTGTGGGATACCCCTTCGGTCATGGCCCGTTTCGAGGGGACCGGTGTCGTATCCCCTGAAACTGCCAAAGACCTGGGATTGGTCGGTCCCGCAGCCCGGGCGAGCACCCTGGCACAGGACGTCAGAACCGATCACCCGTTCGGCTATTACCGCTACCGCTCGATTCCGCTGGTCACCGGCCATAGCGGCGATGTCGGCGACAGGGCCATGATCCGCTGGCTGGAATCTGAGTATTCCATCTATTTCATTGATGACCTTCTCTCGCGCCTTCCAGGGGGGCCATGCCTGACCGGGATCAGGGAACCTGCTGCTGAAATGATCGCCGTTGCCCTGGTGGAAGGGTGGCGGGGTGAGATCTGTCATAGCGCAGTGACTGATGCCGCCGGGCGCTTTGCCAGCTACAAGGTGGTAGACCCGTCGTTTCACAACTGGATGGGGTTGGCAATGGCGTTGCGCGGAGAGCAGATATCGGATTTCCCGCTGTGCAACAAGAGCTTCAATCTCTCTTATTGCGGCTTTGATCTTTAGGAGCAACAATGTTCAAGCCATTACTTGCCAGGCTTCGTCAGGGTCACCGCACCATGGAATATCCGGCAAAGCCGGTTCAACTCCCGGAGCGGTTTCGCGGTTACCCTGAACTCAAAGCGATGCAATGCCCTGATGATTGTCGGGCATGCAGCAATGCCTGTCCGCACGGCGCCATAACTATCGGCTCCAGTAAAGGTGAAACGGTTGCGCTGGATATGGGGAAGTGTCTGTTTTGTGCGGAGTGTGCAGAAGCCTGCCCGGGCGGCGTTATCAGCTTCACCAACGATGCGCGGCTGGCGGTGAGGAATCGGCAAGAGCTGGTTGTCCGGCCCGGAGAAGAGCTGCGCCTGGCAAAGGCCTTGGATGCCGGAATGCTGAAGCTGTTCGGCCGGTCCCTGAAGCTGCGTGAAGTATCAGCAGCCGGCTGCAATGCCTGCGAGGCGGATACCAATGTCCTGTCGACCATAGGCTGGGACCTGGGGCGGTTCGGTATCCAGTTCGTCGCTTCGCCCCGTCATGCCGACGGAGTCTTCATTTCCGGCCCGGTGAGCGAAAATATGCGCGAGGCGCTGCTGAAGACCTATGCCGCAGTGCCGGAGCCAAAGATCGTTATCGCTTGTGGTGCCTGTGCCATCAATGGCGGACCGTTCATCGATAACCCTGAAGTCCACAACGGCGTTGATGGCCTGATCCCGGTCGATCTCTACATCCCCGGCTGTCCTCCGCACCCGCTGACCATCCTCGACGGCCTTTTGCGGCTGCTTGATCGCCTGGGCAAAGATCCCTTTGCCCAGGCTCATCAAGGTTGATCGGCTAATCAGTAACTAATCCCCGCGAACCATCCTCTGCCCGGCGTGCATCAGCAGCGCTCCACAGACCCCGGCAATCATCCAGGCAGGTGCTGCCAGGATTGCCAGGATAAGGCCGTCAACCAGGCAGATCCCGGCCAGCATCAGCGGGATTACCGGCCGGGCAAACGGTTTAGGCCTATTGTTCTCATGCCTCGCCACCAGGCTGATGCTGACCACATAAAGAAACTGTACACTCCCAGCCGTTATTACCGGCAGCTTGAGCATGCCGGTTGCCGACAGCGCCGTAACTGCAAAGACTAGAAAGCGGCATGAGGCCATCAGCAGCACGCTCAGCGGGTTCTTTTTGTGATGCCGATCGTACCAGATGATTGTAATGAGCAACAATAGAGCGGCAAGCAGCCCCTGGCGGAAGGGGAGGGCAAGGAGCAGCAGAAAACCGGCTGTCAGCAGCGCAGCAGAGAAGGTAACTGCACCGCGCAGCGTCACCCGCCCCGATGGGATCGGCCGGGAAGGGCGGTGTGCCCGGTCGTGTTCAGCATCGAAGACATCGTTGAGGCACATCCCCGCCAGATAGAAGCAGGAGAGGGCAACGGCAAGGACTAGATACTGGCCAGGGGCAAACAGCCCGGTTGCCAGGACAAAAGCGCAGAGGACATTGGTCCAGATGCTCGGCAGGTTGCTGACCCGGCAGAGATCGAGGTATGCCTTGAATGTTGCGGAATAGCGACTGGTCATGCTTCAAAGATATGGCGCAGCAGCAGGTTGCGGACATCGGTTGCGGTAATGGCGCTACCTTCAAGCAGTTGAGGGGCACTGGTCATGAACAGCGGCCCTTCATCGGGTGTGTCAGTGATCCTGCCGTGCGAACCTTTTACCAGAGTGGCATCCAGCGGAATAACATCCATCAGGTACCGGAACCCGAGGAGTTTCTTCGCCAAAGTTCCGGCAATTTTCAGCTTGGGGAAGCTGATGGCAGGGTCAAGAAACAGTTCGCAGGGATCGTAACCAGGTTTGGCGTGGATATTCACTGTCCGCGCATAATCGGGGGCCTTGGCGTCATCACGCCACCAGTAGTAGGTGAACCAGCTTGCGCTATCGCTAACCAGCACCAGTTCTCCTGACCGTTCATGGTCCAGTCCGTAAGCTTTCTTCCCCTCAGTATCCAGAACCTGCTCGATCCCGGGCACTTTTGAGAACAAGAGCTTTACCTCGGCGATATCAGCCTTGTCTCTGACGTAGATATGGGCTACCTGGTGGTCGGCAACAGCAAAGGCCCTGCTGGTCATGGGATCGAGATATTCGCGGCCCTGATCGACTTTCAGCGACAGCAGTCCTGCCTCGGCCAGGA contains:
- a CDS encoding UbiA family prenyltransferase, which gives rise to MTSRYSATFKAYLDLCRVSNLPSIWTNVLCAFVLATGLFAPGQYLVLAVALSCFYLAGMCLNDVFDAEHDRAHRPSRPIPSGRVTLRGAVTFSAALLTAGFLLLLALPFRQGLLAALLLLITIIWYDRHHKKNPLSVLLMASCRFLVFAVTALSATGMLKLPVITAGSVQFLYVVSISLVARHENNRPKPFARPVIPLMLAGICLVDGLILAILAAPAWMIAGVCGALLMHAGQRMVRGD
- the nuoB gene encoding NADH-quinone oxidoreductase subunit NuoB, producing MFKPLLARLRQGHRTMEYPAKPVQLPERFRGYPELKAMQCPDDCRACSNACPHGAITIGSSKGETVALDMGKCLFCAECAEACPGGVISFTNDARLAVRNRQELVVRPGEELRLAKALDAGMLKLFGRSLKLREVSAAGCNACEADTNVLSTIGWDLGRFGIQFVASPRHADGVFISGPVSENMREALLKTYAAVPEPKIVIACGACAINGGPFIDNPEVHNGVDGLIPVDLYIPGCPPHPLTILDGLLRLLDRLGKDPFAQAHQG
- a CDS encoding NADH-quinone oxidoreductase subunit C, which codes for MNGKFLEITNGSATPLAELPVLAIDEFLQTVVTATGKGWRIASYFALPREKRHQLVCVLAGSSRRLALMSALVEGDRFPSIAEYSPQAHLFEREIAEQWGIQPEWHPWLKPVRFHPSYRPGVDAWGREPGSIKIGIMDYYRVEGEEIHEVAVGPVHAGIIEPGHFRFQCHGEVVHHLEISLGYQHRGIERSLAGGPSPRSIHTMETIAGDTTIGHATAYCTVLEALANGEVPERGEALRAVALELERLANHAGDLGALAGDIGFLPTMSFCGRIRGEFLNMTAELCGSRFGRGLIRSGGTRFDCSHDMAADIRRRLSVARRDLKEAADLLWDTPSVMARFEGTGVVSPETAKDLGLVGPAARASTLAQDVRTDHPFGYYRYRSIPLVTGHSGDVGDRAMIRWLESEYSIYFIDDLLSRLPGGPCLTGIREPAAEMIAVALVEGWRGEICHSAVTDAAGRFASYKVVDPSFHNWMGLAMALRGEQISDFPLCNKSFNLSYCGFDL
- a CDS encoding proton-conducting transporter transmembrane domain-containing protein; this encodes MIAALVILPLLGAIIAWLVPDNRLRPWLLPVFGMLHGAITVDLILSPPLPSLQGWIHLDPLGCLALVAISPLFLACSFYAVGYLNYRQERSNRILCMGLLVCLSAMSLTSVAHHLGLLWLALETTTLVMAPLVYFNRNARSLEATWKYMMICSVGIALALLGLFFLAYSMLVAGHEATLLLDQLVSRAGVLSPAWLHAAFVFILVGFGTKVGLAPLHTWKPDAYGEAPGIVGALLSGGLVTCGVLGLMRIYQVCIAAGDTTFYRDALVGLGLLSTILAAVFLVRQADFKRMLAYSSVEHVGVIAIGLGIGKGAIFFTLLHLLANSLTKGVLFLTAGNIHRSYNSKRCDVVHGVLRRLPWTGSLFLAGFFAGTASPPFGMFLSEFGIIAGSFAAGRPVVTTILVVSFAAAYLGMAANVLPMALGERLRESERTLYRDSFLTVAPPLLLTLILLLMGLCFPLPLARLVHNAAFLLGGE